The following coding sequences lie in one Thalassoglobus polymorphus genomic window:
- a CDS encoding DUF5691 domain-containing protein, whose translation MNELFKAALVGTRKLPVVPLDDSFPTDQIATSHEALSPESDLLLRIGRRSIYELAGQPTVHVAPFPAAPSVESKIWSKRFLQVMHAALGQSQSNVLIEFLRALDEQGLNIPDSILPDLFNTSEPELRQAVRPVIDERGVWLAKLNPEWEWVLDAEINEAVDVRILEEQWNEGTIPQRCEVLTQVRLLDAEQGRTWLLNCFKKEKADVRRQFLERMATSLSEHDEEFLESALKDRSKYVKQVAADLLAKIPTSNLSARHQQRATQLLERIPSTGSQLKLTCQPPQELPRDWEEDGIPASASGAQGKRAFWTEELVSRIPPANWTTFFEASPLELINAVLHDDFSHSVITGWTRSVGACDASNLETIDWVEPLWKYWSAMTQHPHAVVQDQAIAMLETLSVWFEQSKLERAILQLVQDQPDPTNAPISRLLPFIGTPWSSSFAKEYLRITRGLVGSRTDRSVIHWLNSLPAAATAIPKEAFEIAQAPWRIRDQAIQSWQVCEIERLISQFAERIQLRAAFYEELESLQSDTNQ comes from the coding sequence ATGAATGAACTTTTCAAAGCTGCTTTGGTTGGCACAAGAAAACTGCCAGTTGTCCCTCTGGATGATTCATTTCCGACAGATCAAATTGCAACTTCACACGAAGCCTTGAGTCCTGAATCCGACCTGCTGCTAAGGATCGGACGTCGGTCGATCTATGAATTAGCAGGCCAGCCCACTGTTCATGTTGCCCCATTTCCGGCAGCGCCGAGCGTTGAATCGAAGATCTGGTCGAAGCGCTTTCTCCAGGTGATGCACGCGGCACTTGGTCAGTCGCAATCCAACGTTCTTATAGAATTTCTAAGAGCTCTCGATGAGCAGGGTCTTAATATTCCCGATAGCATTCTTCCGGATTTATTCAATACAAGTGAGCCAGAACTACGGCAGGCAGTTCGCCCAGTCATCGACGAACGAGGGGTTTGGCTGGCAAAATTGAATCCGGAATGGGAATGGGTTCTTGATGCTGAAATCAATGAGGCGGTCGATGTTAGAATTCTTGAAGAGCAGTGGAATGAAGGGACGATTCCACAACGTTGCGAAGTGTTGACGCAAGTTCGTCTGCTCGATGCAGAACAAGGGCGAACATGGTTACTGAACTGCTTTAAGAAAGAGAAAGCGGATGTGCGGCGTCAGTTCCTTGAGCGAATGGCTACCAGTCTTAGCGAACACGATGAAGAGTTCCTGGAGTCTGCTCTTAAGGATCGCAGCAAGTATGTAAAACAAGTCGCGGCCGACTTACTTGCTAAAATTCCAACTTCAAATCTATCTGCTCGACATCAACAGCGAGCAACACAACTTCTTGAACGAATTCCCTCAACGGGATCTCAGTTGAAGCTCACCTGCCAACCTCCTCAAGAATTACCCAGGGATTGGGAGGAGGATGGAATCCCTGCGTCAGCTTCGGGGGCTCAAGGAAAGCGAGCTTTTTGGACAGAAGAGCTTGTCTCTCGTATTCCTCCTGCGAACTGGACAACATTCTTTGAAGCTTCGCCCTTGGAACTCATCAACGCGGTTCTGCACGACGACTTCTCCCACTCAGTGATCACCGGTTGGACTCGATCGGTGGGAGCATGCGACGCCTCAAATCTCGAGACGATCGACTGGGTAGAGCCGCTGTGGAAGTACTGGTCTGCAATGACTCAGCACCCACATGCTGTTGTTCAAGATCAGGCAATCGCCATGCTGGAAACGCTCTCTGTTTGGTTTGAGCAATCGAAACTGGAACGTGCAATCCTGCAATTGGTGCAGGATCAACCCGATCCGACGAACGCTCCAATTTCTCGGCTTCTCCCGTTCATTGGGACTCCTTGGTCAAGTTCATTCGCCAAAGAGTATTTACGGATCACACGTGGACTGGTTGGTTCACGCACAGACAGATCTGTCATTCATTGGTTAAATTCACTCCCCGCTGCCGCGACTGCAATTCCGAAAGAGGCGTTCGAGATCGCACAGGCTCCTTGGCGAATCCGGGATCAAGCTATTCAATCCTGGCAGGTCTGTGAAATCGAACGGCTGATTTCACAGTTTGCTGAACGAATTCAGCTGAGAGCGGCCTTCTATGAAGAACTGGAGTCGCTACAGTCGGACACGAACCAGTGA
- the rfbD gene encoding dTDP-4-dehydrorhamnose reductase: MKAMIVGADGQLGRALQEILGDDAIALGSAEIDITSPESISSQLDTFNPTIVFNAAAYNFVDQAEDEPEVAYRVNALGPRNLAIECQKRDKSLVHISSDYVFGLQSSLTPWTELDTPGPVSAYGMSKLSGEYFVRSLCSKHFVVRTCGLYGHAARRGTGKGNFVETMLRLGNEREELRIIDDQKCTPTNAHDLAVTLCDLAITTSYGLYHATNRGAATWARFAEEIFAYLRMPTKVVRITSTEYHTKARRPAMSLLNCYKLEAVLQNPLRTWESALHEYLDQRTD; the protein is encoded by the coding sequence ATGAAAGCGATGATCGTCGGAGCAGATGGTCAACTCGGAAGAGCACTGCAGGAGATCTTAGGGGATGATGCGATTGCACTGGGCAGTGCAGAAATCGACATCACATCACCAGAGTCAATTTCGAGCCAGCTGGACACGTTCAATCCAACCATCGTGTTTAACGCAGCTGCGTACAATTTCGTTGATCAGGCAGAGGACGAGCCAGAAGTTGCTTACCGTGTCAATGCGCTCGGGCCTCGGAACCTGGCGATCGAATGCCAAAAGCGTGACAAGTCTCTTGTCCACATCAGCTCAGATTACGTCTTCGGACTCCAGTCTTCATTAACACCTTGGACCGAATTGGACACTCCCGGACCTGTTAGTGCATACGGAATGAGCAAACTGTCTGGTGAGTATTTCGTTCGCAGTTTATGTTCAAAGCATTTCGTCGTTCGCACTTGCGGGCTGTATGGACATGCAGCACGGCGAGGGACTGGGAAAGGCAATTTTGTCGAGACAATGCTCCGTCTTGGAAATGAAAGAGAGGAATTGCGGATCATTGACGATCAGAAATGTACGCCTACAAACGCTCATGACTTAGCTGTCACTCTTTGCGACCTGGCAATTACAACTTCATACGGGCTGTACCATGCGACGAACCGTGGGGCTGCAACATGGGCTCGCTTTGCAGAAGAAATCTTTGCCTATTTAAGGATGCCAACAAAAGTTGTGCGGATCACTTCGACTGAGTACCACACCAAAGCACGTCGACCGGCAATGAGCTTGCTGAACTGTTACAAGCTCGAAGCCGTGTTACAGAATCCGCTGCGAACATGGGAATCAGCTCTTCACGAGTACCTCGATCAACGAACCGATTAA
- a CDS encoding succinylglutamate desuccinylase/aspartoacylase family protein, translating into MNHEKLTVDRWGDVIVSPGETKDVEVRFSESYSGMNLNIPIQIRRGIEPGPTIFITAAVHGDEINGTGAIRRLITEESIQLKKGNLILVPVVNVLGFERHSRYLPDRRDLNRSFPGSAKGSQTSRMARFVFEQIVSRSDFGIDLHTASVRKTNFPNVRADLSNPDLVKLTHAFGCPLTINDAGPEGSLRRSACDAGCPTFILEAGEVWKVESSVTEQSVRGLKNVFISLGMIDGEVEVPPYRTIIESTRWVRSDTAGFLQFHVAPGDFVSTGSPIVTTSSLLGQVRQVIESTEDGIILGMTTLPMTAPGEPVCHIGLINKGQSRMEKVVDQLPNEALQLRLRNDLSTSFNVTEVADFVEDPPDDVPEPSEDEIL; encoded by the coding sequence ATGAATCACGAAAAGTTGACAGTTGACCGTTGGGGCGACGTGATCGTTTCCCCCGGGGAAACTAAGGATGTTGAGGTCCGGTTTTCGGAGAGTTACAGCGGAATGAATTTAAACATTCCGATTCAGATACGTCGAGGGATCGAACCTGGACCGACAATTTTTATCACCGCAGCAGTTCATGGCGATGAAATCAATGGAACCGGGGCAATTCGCCGTTTGATCACTGAAGAGTCCATTCAATTAAAGAAAGGGAATCTGATCCTGGTTCCCGTAGTGAATGTGCTTGGCTTCGAACGCCATTCGCGATATCTCCCGGATCGCCGCGATTTAAATCGTTCGTTCCCAGGAAGTGCGAAGGGCTCCCAAACCAGCCGCATGGCCAGATTTGTATTCGAGCAAATCGTCTCTCGTTCCGATTTTGGAATCGATTTGCACACAGCATCGGTACGGAAAACAAACTTTCCAAACGTGCGCGCCGATCTCTCGAATCCCGATTTGGTCAAACTGACGCACGCATTCGGATGTCCTCTCACAATCAATGATGCAGGCCCCGAAGGGAGCTTACGCCGGTCCGCGTGCGACGCCGGTTGCCCGACTTTTATTCTGGAAGCAGGTGAAGTCTGGAAAGTAGAATCGTCCGTCACCGAGCAATCCGTCCGTGGATTGAAGAACGTTTTCATTTCTTTGGGAATGATCGATGGGGAAGTGGAAGTACCACCTTACCGGACTATCATTGAATCCACGCGATGGGTACGTTCAGACACAGCCGGATTTTTGCAATTTCATGTTGCTCCCGGAGATTTTGTCAGCACTGGATCACCGATCGTGACTACATCCAGTTTATTAGGGCAAGTTCGGCAAGTGATTGAATCGACGGAAGATGGTATCATTCTGGGTATGACCACACTTCCCATGACAGCCCCCGGGGAACCTGTCTGCCACATCGGCTTGATCAATAAGGGACAGTCAAGAATGGAAAAAGTTGTCGATCAACTCCCGAACGAGGCTCTCCAACTTCGTTTGAGAAACGATCTCTCAACCAGTTTCAACGTCACTGAAGTTGCGGATTTCGTAGAAGATCCGCCAGACGATGTGCCTGAACCGTCGGAGGACGAAATTCTATGA
- a CDS encoding SWIM zinc finger family protein — MQLSLEQVREMAPDEKSVIAANKIVSLNHWNSPGLSDVAIWGKCAGGRYQVRVDLQNLGSHCNCPSRKFPCKHVLALLMLFTSTPDAFEITDSPEWVADWIQKRRQREQQKSAGKVQPSKPVDPEAQAKRIRERESRIAEGLQHLIVWMDDLIRNGVAGLEAQPFHFWDTQARRLVDAQAKGLASRIYRLAEIPNSSRDWPERLTNELGRTRLLVHAYLNQGELSPSLQADVRQLIGWTVSQADLQASGTEIEDDWFIFGQRVEDEDRFTTQRSWAVGRKTQQEALFLQFAPGKQGFSESIVPGTCISGKLVFYPATVLQRAKISERSEEQHVSAMDLFYLDSIEDFLDSYADRLGRNPWLASCSCLLKEVSIAQHKGDWYLRDKHGYGVPFKSLETYRILAMTGGQPVHVMGEWNGNFFSPWSLLVNQQFRICS; from the coding sequence ATGCAACTTTCGTTGGAACAAGTCCGGGAAATGGCTCCCGATGAAAAATCTGTTATAGCTGCGAACAAGATTGTCTCGCTGAATCACTGGAATTCACCCGGCTTAAGCGACGTCGCAATTTGGGGGAAATGCGCAGGAGGTCGATATCAGGTTCGTGTCGATCTTCAGAATCTGGGCTCTCATTGTAACTGCCCGAGTCGGAAGTTCCCATGTAAACACGTTCTGGCACTGTTGATGCTCTTTACATCGACTCCGGATGCGTTCGAGATCACTGATTCACCAGAGTGGGTTGCAGACTGGATTCAGAAGCGGCGTCAGCGCGAGCAACAGAAATCTGCAGGAAAAGTTCAGCCCTCGAAACCTGTCGATCCGGAAGCACAGGCGAAACGTATTCGTGAGCGAGAATCGAGAATCGCAGAAGGGCTCCAACATTTGATTGTCTGGATGGATGATCTGATTCGGAATGGGGTCGCTGGATTGGAAGCTCAGCCATTTCACTTCTGGGACACGCAAGCCAGACGCCTTGTCGACGCCCAGGCAAAAGGGCTGGCGTCACGAATTTACAGACTTGCGGAGATTCCAAACTCTTCTCGCGACTGGCCAGAGCGGTTGACGAATGAACTTGGTCGAACCCGATTACTTGTTCACGCTTATCTGAATCAGGGTGAACTCTCTCCCAGCTTGCAGGCAGATGTTCGACAACTGATTGGGTGGACCGTTTCTCAGGCCGATTTGCAAGCCTCTGGAACTGAAATTGAAGACGACTGGTTCATCTTCGGGCAACGCGTCGAAGATGAAGACCGCTTCACAACGCAACGTAGTTGGGCAGTGGGACGCAAAACTCAACAGGAAGCACTTTTTTTGCAGTTCGCGCCAGGTAAGCAAGGATTCTCCGAATCGATTGTGCCCGGGACATGCATCAGTGGCAAACTTGTTTTCTATCCAGCAACAGTACTGCAAAGAGCCAAAATTTCAGAGCGAAGCGAGGAGCAGCACGTTTCTGCCATGGATCTGTTCTATCTCGATTCAATCGAAGACTTCCTTGACTCCTATGCCGATCGACTTGGCAGAAATCCGTGGTTGGCGAGTTGCAGTTGCCTGCTGAAAGAGGTTTCAATCGCGCAACACAAAGGGGATTGGTACTTGAGAGATAAGCACGGATATGGGGTTCCTTTTAAGTCGCTGGAGACGTACCGCATCCTTGCGATGACAGGTGGGCAGCCGGTTCATGTCATGGGGGAATGGAATGGCAACTTCTTCTCTCCTTGGAGCTTGCTTGTGAATCAGCAATTCAGGATTTGCTCATGA